In Caproiciproducens sp. NJN-50, the following are encoded in one genomic region:
- a CDS encoding cellulose biosynthesis cyclic di-GMP-binding regulatory protein BcsB, with protein sequence MRKIVKKRSHVKILVALFLLFSVLAAGPAQDVFAASQEPLKSASSMSEADRQAAAQKQEQERLTTAADAAKRKADQLVAEGKLNRLNSDYVDVQLFAQTVHLSMPKNTASFWFSIPKGTSLKDGCSLNLDVTISTTLIDNRSSISLAVNGTTLETKWIYDVVKNQTAWWKVNVPVSLLKTDGSANDLTITTTQRSIEGDCADIDNPSNWVRFDPDSYLHLAVGSYAEPSLGNLYSYFYDNLDDSNGIQNEFILPRSPDAAVISKMLKVSSAIGANSRWKNLLNFKVSELSPSDSSIRNKIYLGLVQNWTGNGNLTLPGALAEEEGFLSVKGNSALITGRSETGLQKAADFFSGSAYLNRIDAKSLVVKSEIPNSSVQLKPNDTGYYTLKDFGYSDINLAGAFHQSTTLTLTQPSGVKSGTASYVNVKFRHSKALSTDASLLTVYLNDVAYGSARLNSSNADGGSIKIKIPDDVLQQEAISLKIDVYNYLGKIDCSKDWYDTAWTVIDKASEVYFEPGNNGVAPTLANFPTFSMFTTDDATGIMMIAPGYSNTEMLSLMSLLSGKAGQNSGNVFNFSVSDSFDKLTDQDRKKNMILVGSYDQLKLPQEVSSALGVAPEGGDTFRISKDLPITPETLQNKTLIQVIRSPWNFYKKIYVVTYDKSMQKNLIAFLSDKTLSGQLSDEISVVNADGEVTSYPLGADTGVSSGVPLSWERAKYLVEKWTGIPLWAMAVILLLVVICLILLIRLSRNKKRFQKNAEKMRKSIEKDSSAEDVSAPPADRLPDLPDAPAEEQEKGKKGPNHFR encoded by the coding sequence GTGCGCAAAATAGTGAAGAAGAGGTCTCACGTTAAAATCCTGGTTGCTCTATTTCTGTTGTTTTCGGTTCTGGCCGCCGGGCCCGCGCAGGATGTTTTTGCGGCGTCCCAGGAGCCACTGAAATCGGCTTCTTCCATGTCCGAGGCGGACCGGCAGGCGGCGGCTCAGAAACAGGAGCAGGAACGCCTGACTACGGCTGCGGACGCTGCAAAACGGAAAGCGGATCAGCTTGTTGCCGAGGGAAAACTGAATCGTCTGAACAGCGACTATGTCGATGTTCAACTCTTTGCACAAACCGTACACCTGAGCATGCCGAAAAACACGGCTTCCTTCTGGTTTAGCATTCCGAAGGGGACGTCGTTAAAAGACGGCTGTTCGCTGAATCTTGACGTCACGATTTCCACCACGCTGATCGATAACCGTTCCAGTATCTCTCTGGCGGTCAACGGTACAACGCTTGAGACAAAATGGATTTATGACGTCGTGAAAAACCAGACCGCATGGTGGAAGGTAAATGTGCCCGTCAGCCTGCTGAAGACGGACGGCAGCGCCAACGATCTGACGATTACCACGACGCAGCGCTCCATTGAGGGCGACTGCGCGGACATCGACAATCCTTCGAACTGGGTAAGATTCGACCCGGACTCCTACTTACATCTTGCCGTCGGGAGCTATGCGGAACCGTCCCTCGGGAATCTCTACTCTTATTTCTACGACAATCTGGACGACAGCAACGGCATTCAGAACGAATTCATTCTTCCGCGGTCCCCGGATGCTGCCGTGATTTCAAAGATGCTCAAGGTTTCTTCCGCGATCGGTGCAAACAGCCGGTGGAAAAATCTTCTGAATTTCAAGGTGTCGGAATTATCTCCGTCCGACTCGTCGATCCGTAATAAAATCTATCTCGGCCTGGTGCAGAATTGGACGGGGAACGGGAATCTGACTCTGCCGGGCGCGCTTGCCGAGGAGGAGGGCTTTCTTTCGGTCAAAGGAAACAGCGCGCTGATTACCGGGCGAAGTGAGACCGGACTGCAGAAAGCAGCGGATTTTTTCTCGGGTTCCGCTTATCTCAACAGGATTGATGCAAAAAGCCTGGTTGTCAAATCGGAGATTCCGAATTCCTCCGTGCAGCTCAAACCGAACGACACCGGCTACTATACGCTGAAAGATTTCGGCTACAGCGACATCAATCTGGCCGGGGCGTTCCATCAGAGTACGACTTTGACGCTGACGCAGCCAAGCGGGGTGAAAAGCGGAACGGCCTCTTATGTCAACGTGAAATTCCGCCATTCAAAGGCTCTTTCCACCGATGCGTCGTTGCTGACGGTCTACCTGAACGACGTGGCCTACGGCAGCGCCAGACTCAACAGCTCAAATGCGGACGGAGGCTCGATCAAGATCAAGATTCCGGACGATGTGCTGCAGCAGGAAGCAATCAGCTTGAAAATCGACGTCTACAACTACCTCGGGAAGATCGACTGTTCAAAGGATTGGTACGACACGGCCTGGACGGTGATCGACAAGGCCAGCGAGGTCTATTTTGAACCTGGCAACAACGGTGTTGCGCCGACGCTTGCCAATTTCCCGACCTTCAGCATGTTTACAACGGATGACGCAACGGGAATCATGATGATTGCGCCGGGATATTCCAATACGGAAATGCTTTCTCTCATGAGCCTGCTCTCCGGAAAAGCCGGACAGAACAGCGGAAACGTATTCAATTTTTCGGTAAGTGATTCTTTCGACAAGCTGACCGACCAGGATCGGAAGAAAAATATGATTCTCGTCGGTTCCTACGATCAGCTGAAACTGCCTCAGGAGGTCTCCTCGGCACTGGGCGTGGCGCCCGAAGGGGGAGACACGTTCCGAATCTCCAAAGATCTGCCCATTACCCCGGAAACGCTTCAGAACAAGACTTTGATCCAGGTAATCCGCTCCCCCTGGAACTTTTACAAGAAAATTTATGTTGTCACATATGACAAATCCATGCAGAAAAACCTGATCGCATTTTTGAGTGACAAAACGCTTTCCGGTCAGCTTTCTGATGAGATCAGCGTAGTCAATGCGGACGGCGAAGTAACGAGCTACCCGCTTGGTGCCGATACGGGCGTGTCCTCAGGGGTCCCGCTTTCCTGGGAGCGGGCGAAATATCTGGTCGAAAAGTGGACCGGGATCCCACTCTGGGCCATGGCCGTTATCCTTCTGCTTGTCGTGATCTGCCTGATCCTTTTGATCCGGCTGTCCAGAAATAAAAAGCGGTTTCAGAAAAATGCGGAGAAAATGCGCAAGAGCATTGAGAAGGATTCGTCCGCGGAGGACGTGTCAGCTCCCCCTGCGGACCGCTTGCCGGACCTTCCGGATGCACCGGCAGAGGAACAGGAAAAGGGGAAAAAGGGCCCGAACCATTTTAGATGA
- the glgD gene encoding glucose-1-phosphate adenylyltransferase subunit GlgD, which produces MRGNNVLGLIFSNIHEEQLRDLTELRTMGSVPFGGRYRMIDFPLSNMVNSGINKVGVITKSNYQSLMDHLGSGKAWDLSRKREGLYILPPFEDTRMANNRIESLASIKRFLTNSKEDLVLISDCDVICNIDYSDVVSLHLQKDADITMVCRFGPLPQKTAEPVVLTADPEGRVVDLLIGPRTDGECCYGMGMILLGRELLIRLVDDCVSRNLYSFKRDLLQRNLGSLRMYSYAFRGYAQMICSPVSYFAANMELMQPDVRAQLFNPDRPVYTKVRDDMPARYGLGSEVSNSLIADGCVIDGEVRDSVLFRGVRVGKGAVVENCVILQDARIRPGCRLKYVITDKDVLIQNDRSLLGFESYPIFISKGSVV; this is translated from the coding sequence ATGCGCGGAAATAATGTGCTTGGCCTGATTTTTTCCAACATTCACGAAGAGCAGCTCCGCGACCTGACCGAGCTCCGCACCATGGGCTCCGTGCCGTTTGGGGGGAGGTACCGCATGATCGACTTTCCCCTCTCCAACATGGTTAATTCCGGGATCAACAAGGTCGGCGTCATCACCAAAAGCAACTACCAGTCCCTGATGGACCATCTCGGTTCGGGAAAGGCGTGGGACCTTTCCCGGAAGAGGGAGGGCCTGTATATCCTGCCGCCGTTCGAAGACACGCGCATGGCCAACAACAGGATCGAATCGCTGGCTTCCATCAAGAGATTCCTGACTAATTCCAAAGAGGACCTGGTCCTGATTTCCGACTGCGACGTGATCTGTAATATCGACTATTCCGACGTGGTTTCCCTCCATCTCCAGAAGGACGCCGACATCACGATGGTCTGCCGCTTTGGGCCACTGCCTCAGAAGACCGCCGAGCCCGTCGTCCTTACGGCCGATCCGGAAGGCCGCGTCGTCGACCTTCTGATCGGCCCGCGCACGGACGGGGAATGCTGTTACGGAATGGGAATGATCCTGCTCGGGCGCGAGCTCCTGATCCGCCTGGTGGACGACTGCGTCAGCCGGAATCTGTACAGCTTCAAACGGGACCTGCTTCAGAGGAATCTCGGCTCGCTGCGGATGTATTCCTATGCATTCCGGGGATATGCGCAGATGATCTGCTCGCCCGTCTCCTATTTTGCGGCCAATATGGAACTGATGCAGCCGGATGTCCGGGCGCAGCTTTTCAACCCGGACCGCCCGGTTTACACCAAGGTGCGCGACGACATGCCGGCGAGGTACGGCCTTGGGTCCGAAGTCTCCAATTCCCTGATTGCCGACGGCTGCGTCATCGACGGCGAGGTGCGCGACAGCGTTCTCTTCCGGGGCGTGCGGGTCGGCAAGGGCGCCGTTGTGGAGAACTGCGTGATCCTTCAGGATGCACGGATTCGTCCGGGATGCAGGCTGAAATATGTCATTACGGACAAAGATGTCCTGATTCAGAATGACCGCTCTCTGCTCGGATTCGAGTCCTACCCGATTTTTATCAGCAAGGGCAGCGTCGTGTGA
- a CDS encoding sugar phosphate nucleotidyltransferase, with product MRTDRGEMMYTVLLSGGSGKRLWPISGPMRSKQYLMFLKDSRTGEPCSMVQRVWAQLEKANLAGNCIVCADRTQKELLRKQLGGVRISEEPEGRDTFPAVALSCAYLKSRLHAKDDDIACILPVDPYAEQAFFESLKLLPSVLESSGASIVLMGVRPSSPSGKYGYIVPLLYGDGYFRVRCFQEKPGEEQARDLIARGALWNCGVFCLKIGTVLKKLAGLGLPGDYDELYRVYEKLPAVSFDYEILEKSKDLVAVPFDGMWKDLGTWGAFAEIMEQPARGECFIDSSCSGARVVNETQIPVVALGLKDQMVVASYDGILVTDKNHSSRLKQIVSNLPPRPGLEESYWGAAVVLDYRPGENGYLVRRVRVHAGQKFGPKCREGLGEVWTVLSGSGRLVCGETERRLRAGDAVPLCGEEPYSLSADTELLFLQARTGG from the coding sequence ATGAGAACAGATAGGGGAGAGATGATGTATACCGTCCTGCTTTCCGGCGGTTCCGGGAAAAGGCTGTGGCCCATTTCCGGTCCTATGCGGTCCAAACAATATTTGATGTTTCTGAAAGACAGCCGGACCGGCGAACCCTGTTCGATGGTCCAGCGCGTATGGGCCCAGCTTGAAAAGGCAAATCTTGCAGGGAACTGTATCGTTTGCGCGGACAGAACGCAGAAAGAGCTTCTCCGCAAACAGCTTGGCGGCGTCCGGATTTCGGAGGAGCCGGAGGGGCGCGACACCTTTCCTGCGGTGGCTCTTTCCTGCGCGTACCTGAAAAGCAGGCTGCACGCGAAAGACGACGACATCGCCTGCATTTTGCCAGTCGACCCATATGCGGAGCAGGCGTTTTTCGAGTCCCTGAAACTCCTGCCGTCCGTGCTGGAAAGCAGCGGCGCTTCCATTGTGCTGATGGGCGTAAGGCCCTCCTCCCCCTCCGGCAAATACGGCTATATCGTCCCGCTGCTGTATGGGGACGGGTATTTCCGTGTACGGTGTTTTCAGGAAAAACCGGGGGAGGAACAGGCCCGGGATCTGATTGCGCGGGGGGCGCTCTGGAACTGCGGCGTGTTCTGCCTGAAGATAGGAACGGTCCTGAAAAAGCTCGCCGGATTGGGTCTGCCCGGGGATTACGACGAGTTGTACCGGGTATACGAAAAGCTGCCCGCCGTCAGCTTCGATTATGAGATTTTGGAAAAATCAAAGGATCTTGTGGCGGTGCCGTTCGACGGTATGTGGAAGGACCTCGGCACATGGGGCGCCTTCGCTGAAATCATGGAACAGCCTGCGCGGGGAGAGTGTTTCATCGATTCCTCCTGCAGCGGGGCGCGGGTCGTCAACGAAACGCAAATCCCCGTGGTGGCGCTCGGCCTGAAAGATCAGATGGTGGTCGCAAGCTATGACGGGATTCTGGTGACGGACAAAAACCACAGTTCGCGTCTCAAGCAGATTGTTTCCAACCTGCCGCCCCGGCCCGGACTGGAAGAGAGTTACTGGGGAGCCGCTGTGGTGCTGGACTACCGACCCGGAGAAAACGGTTACCTGGTTCGCCGGGTTCGAGTGCATGCAGGACAGAAATTCGGACCCAAATGCCGGGAAGGGCTGGGCGAAGTCTGGACGGTTCTTTCAGGAAGCGGAAGATTGGTATGCGGTGAAACGGAACGGAGGCTGCGGGCCGGCGATGCCGTACCGCTCTGCGGGGAGGAGCCGTATTCCCTGTCTGCGGACACGGAGCTCCTGTTTCTTCAGGCTCGGACCGGCGGTTGA
- the glgB gene encoding 1,4-alpha-glucan branching protein GlgB, which produces MQKTKMQEGMDPSLTGFLEGTNFRVFDYMGVHQSSRGGRKGMLCRVWAPNAMEVSIVGDFDRWQSGHDPMEPVGGGVWECFLTGVWNRFDSYKFCIVTSDGRKLYKSDPYAYHFESGEGKASKYYDIEGFPWKDGAWMRHKTAKPHYEQPVNVYEIHPGSWKRNAAGGVLSYDELADKLVPYLKNMGYTHVELMPVTEYPFEGSWGYQVTGYFAPTCRYGEPKQFMSFVEKCHEAGIGVILDWVPGHFPKDEFGLARFDGTPCYEYADPRKGEHKDWGTLVFDYGRREVVSFLISSAVFWLEKYHVDGIRVDAVASMLYLDYSRKEGEWIPNQNGGRENLEAVAFLQKLNEVVFALFPSVMMIAEESTAWPMVSRPTYSGGLGFNYKWNMGWMNDMLHYLTLDPVYRPFNHDNLTFSFFYAFSENFILPVSHDEVVHGKKSLIEKMPGSYEQKFAGVRAFLCYMMAHPGKKLIFMGTEFSQFIEWNYKQQLDWVLLDYEQHRRQQNFFRDLNHFYLNTPALWEIDFSWEGFSWISNDDYTQSVIAFRRIDKSGKELIAVCNFQPVRRDDYCIGAPVPGVYEEVFSSDALKYGGSGISNGSSIRSVKTPMHGCEQSISLTLPPLSVIYLKCKRRRAKSSSGSSGPLESGGNRKTGGSTAGIKEEN; this is translated from the coding sequence ATGCAGAAGACAAAGATGCAGGAAGGCATGGACCCGTCTCTGACTGGGTTCCTGGAAGGGACAAACTTCAGAGTTTTTGATTACATGGGGGTGCATCAGTCCAGCCGCGGCGGCCGGAAAGGGATGCTGTGCCGCGTTTGGGCGCCGAATGCGATGGAAGTCTCCATTGTCGGTGATTTCGACCGCTGGCAGTCCGGGCACGATCCGATGGAGCCTGTCGGCGGGGGAGTGTGGGAGTGCTTCCTGACCGGGGTGTGGAATCGGTTCGATTCCTATAAGTTCTGCATTGTCACATCGGACGGCCGGAAGCTTTACAAAAGCGATCCCTATGCGTATCATTTCGAGTCCGGGGAAGGCAAAGCTTCCAAATATTACGATATCGAGGGATTTCCATGGAAAGACGGCGCATGGATGCGGCACAAAACGGCAAAACCGCATTACGAACAGCCCGTCAATGTCTATGAAATCCATCCGGGCTCCTGGAAGAGAAACGCTGCGGGCGGGGTCCTTTCCTATGACGAGCTGGCGGACAAGCTGGTGCCTTACCTGAAGAATATGGGCTACACGCATGTGGAGCTTATGCCGGTGACCGAGTATCCCTTTGAAGGTTCGTGGGGATATCAGGTGACCGGGTATTTTGCTCCGACCTGCCGGTACGGAGAGCCGAAGCAGTTCATGAGCTTTGTGGAAAAATGCCACGAGGCCGGCATCGGGGTGATCCTTGACTGGGTTCCCGGCCATTTCCCGAAGGATGAATTCGGGCTGGCGCGGTTCGACGGGACGCCCTGTTATGAATATGCGGATCCCCGAAAGGGAGAACATAAGGATTGGGGGACTCTTGTCTTTGACTATGGCCGCAGGGAGGTCGTCAGTTTCCTGATTTCGAGCGCGGTTTTCTGGCTGGAGAAATATCATGTAGACGGCATCCGGGTGGACGCGGTCGCGTCAATGCTTTATCTGGACTACAGCCGGAAAGAGGGGGAATGGATCCCGAACCAAAACGGAGGAAGGGAAAATCTGGAGGCCGTCGCATTCCTGCAAAAGCTGAATGAAGTCGTATTCGCCCTGTTTCCCAGCGTGATGATGATTGCGGAGGAATCGACCGCGTGGCCGATGGTATCCAGGCCGACCTACTCCGGAGGCCTCGGCTTCAACTACAAATGGAACATGGGCTGGATGAACGACATGCTGCACTACCTCACGCTGGATCCGGTTTACCGCCCTTTCAATCATGATAATCTCACATTCTCTTTTTTCTACGCTTTTTCGGAGAACTTTATTCTCCCTGTTTCCCACGACGAAGTCGTGCATGGGAAAAAGTCTCTGATTGAGAAGATGCCCGGGTCCTATGAACAGAAATTCGCGGGAGTGCGGGCGTTCCTGTGCTACATGATGGCGCACCCCGGCAAAAAGCTGATTTTCATGGGGACCGAGTTCAGCCAGTTCATTGAGTGGAACTATAAGCAGCAGTTGGACTGGGTGCTGCTGGATTACGAGCAGCACCGCAGGCAGCAGAATTTTTTTCGGGATCTGAACCATTTTTATCTGAATACGCCCGCCCTTTGGGAAATAGATTTTTCCTGGGAGGGTTTTTCGTGGATTTCCAATGACGACTACACGCAGAGCGTGATCGCGTTCCGCAGGATCGACAAATCGGGAAAGGAACTGATTGCGGTCTGCAATTTTCAGCCGGTCCGGCGGGACGATTACTGCATCGGCGCACCGGTTCCCGGCGTTTACGAGGAAGTGTTTTCCTCCGACGCGCTCAAGTACGGAGGCAGCGGCATCAGCAACGGTTCCTCCATCAGGAGCGTGAAAACGCCGATGCACGGCTGCGAGCAGTCGATCAGCCTGACGCTGCCGCCGCTTTCCGTCATTTATCTGAAATGCAAGCGGCGCAGAGCGAAATCCTCAAGCGGCTCATCCGGTCCGCTTGAGAGCGGGGGAAATCGGAAAACCGGCGGGTCTACGGCCGGAATCAAGGAGGAGAACTGA
- a CDS encoding glycoside hydrolase family 3 protein, whose protein sequence is MGGPPKNNRGMLKKTALFLLLFLCAGAAAFGFYRIADKVLDQMFPPAGEIAASSSYADLSPESPQISAVLSSSSGPEAYKPVEGLFEGYGAAAQRRLDRMTTREKVGQVFLLTCPATAAVKTIDDYQPCGYCLTARDFEGKTAGQVRKTLASYQNSSKIKMILCCDEEGGTVVRISKYPALSAQKFRSPQDVFRQGGMNGIAQDTVKKAQMMKSLGLNMNLAPVCDVSVNPSDFIYARSFGRSAEQTAEFVTASVKAYGEQSLSCALKHFPGYGNNADTHTGVARDKRGYQTFQQYDFLPFQAGIQAGAPCVMVSHNIVECMDSTNPASLSPQVHRILRDTLGFSGVVMTDDLSMKGVADFLNGKNAAVAAFGAGNDLLLTPDFKDSFNALYAAVENGTVSAERLDESVRRILAWKYSMGLLS, encoded by the coding sequence ATGGGGGGTCCACCGAAAAATAACCGCGGCATGCTGAAGAAAACCGCTCTTTTTCTGCTGCTTTTTCTTTGTGCGGGCGCCGCGGCGTTCGGATTTTACCGGATCGCCGACAAAGTCCTGGACCAAATGTTTCCCCCGGCCGGAGAGATCGCGGCGTCCAGTTCTTATGCCGATTTGTCACCGGAGTCCCCGCAAATTTCCGCAGTGCTGTCTTCCTCGTCCGGGCCGGAAGCCTACAAGCCGGTGGAGGGACTGTTTGAAGGTTACGGCGCAGCGGCGCAGCGACGCCTTGACAGGATGACGACGAGGGAAAAGGTGGGGCAGGTGTTTCTGCTTACCTGCCCCGCGACCGCGGCGGTCAAAACAATCGACGATTACCAGCCGTGCGGATATTGCCTGACCGCCAGGGACTTTGAGGGGAAAACCGCCGGTCAGGTCCGTAAAACGCTCGCTTCCTACCAGAACTCCAGCAAAATCAAAATGATCCTGTGCTGTGACGAAGAGGGCGGAACGGTCGTGCGCATCAGCAAATATCCCGCTCTTTCCGCGCAGAAGTTCCGTTCTCCGCAGGATGTCTTCCGTCAGGGCGGCATGAATGGGATCGCGCAGGATACCGTTAAAAAGGCTCAGATGATGAAATCTTTGGGCCTGAACATGAATCTGGCGCCGGTCTGTGACGTTTCCGTCAACCCTTCCGACTTTATATACGCGCGGTCGTTCGGCCGGAGCGCGGAACAGACGGCGGAATTTGTCACCGCTTCGGTCAAGGCTTACGGGGAGCAGAGCCTTTCCTGTGCGCTCAAGCACTTTCCGGGGTATGGCAACAACGCGGACACCCACACCGGAGTCGCGAGGGACAAGCGCGGCTATCAGACCTTCCAGCAGTATGATTTCCTCCCGTTCCAGGCCGGGATTCAGGCGGGCGCCCCCTGCGTGATGGTCTCCCACAATATCGTCGAGTGCATGGATTCCACGAATCCCGCGTCGCTTTCGCCGCAGGTCCACCGGATTCTGAGAGACACGCTCGGCTTTTCCGGCGTCGTGATGACGGACGATCTCTCCATGAAAGGAGTCGCCGACTTCCTAAACGGGAAGAATGCGGCTGTGGCCGCTTTTGGGGCGGGAAACGACCTCCTGCTGACACCGGATTTCAAAGACAGCTTCAACGCTCTGTACGCGGCTGTGGAGAACGGAACGGTCAGCGCGGAGCGGCTGGACGAATCCGTGCGGCGCATTCTTGCCTGGAAGTACAGCATGGGTCTGCTGTCCTGA
- the glgA gene encoding glycogen synthase GlgA — protein sequence MKVLYCTSEAIPFASTGGLAEVAGSLPQALRLRLIGCRVVMPLYEDVPKELRDGMKFLTSLSVPVAWRRQYCGVFETHVGGVIFYLIDNQYYFKRHGLYGHFDDAERFAFFSRAVLEMLPYLDFKPDVIHVNDWQTALVPVYYSTFYADADWFRGIKTVLTIHNIQYQGKYGEELLEDVLGLPKSSLPVLQFGECVNFLKGAIECANRVTTVSPTYASEILDPWYSHGLDSILRERKWKLSGILNGIDTAVYNPETDPDIYSNYSAGDPSGKAENKTELQKRLNLAVSGETPLIGMVTRMVSHKGLDLVRDSLDSLLNSTDCQFVILGSGDWEYETFFRELQGRFSGRVCACFGFVPELSHKIYAASDIFLMPSRSEPCGLSQMIALRYGSVPVVRETGGLKDSVTDSGDGEGNGFTFQNYDGEDMLHALGRAVQGYRNREGWEILVRRGMECDYSWGHSANEYIRLYRSLLKNG from the coding sequence ATGAAGGTACTGTACTGTACGAGCGAAGCAATCCCGTTTGCTTCGACGGGCGGGCTGGCGGAGGTCGCCGGTTCGCTGCCGCAGGCGCTGAGGCTCCGCCTGATCGGCTGCCGCGTGGTGATGCCTCTGTATGAGGACGTTCCGAAAGAACTTCGCGACGGTATGAAATTTCTCACCAGCCTGTCCGTGCCGGTCGCTTGGAGGAGACAATACTGTGGCGTTTTTGAAACGCATGTCGGAGGCGTGATCTTTTACCTGATCGACAACCAGTATTATTTCAAGCGGCACGGCCTTTACGGGCACTTTGACGACGCGGAGCGCTTCGCGTTTTTTTCCCGCGCCGTGCTGGAGATGCTGCCGTATCTCGATTTTAAGCCGGATGTCATTCACGTGAACGACTGGCAGACGGCTCTGGTTCCGGTTTATTACAGCACGTTTTACGCGGACGCCGACTGGTTCCGGGGGATCAAAACGGTTCTGACCATCCACAATATCCAGTATCAGGGAAAATACGGAGAAGAGCTGCTGGAGGATGTCCTCGGCCTGCCGAAGAGCAGTCTGCCGGTTCTCCAGTTCGGCGAATGCGTCAATTTCCTCAAAGGCGCCATTGAATGCGCCAACCGCGTGACGACCGTCAGCCCGACCTACGCCTCGGAAATCCTCGACCCGTGGTATTCCCATGGGCTGGACAGTATCCTGAGGGAGCGCAAGTGGAAGCTCTCCGGCATACTGAACGGGATCGACACCGCGGTTTACAATCCGGAGACGGACCCGGACATCTATTCGAATTATTCGGCGGGCGATCCGTCGGGCAAAGCGGAAAACAAGACGGAACTGCAAAAGCGGCTGAATCTTGCGGTTTCAGGGGAGACGCCGCTGATTGGGATGGTGACCCGCATGGTCTCCCACAAGGGGTTGGACCTGGTCCGCGACTCGTTGGACAGTCTGCTGAATTCAACGGACTGCCAGTTTGTCATTCTCGGCTCCGGCGACTGGGAGTACGAAACGTTTTTCCGGGAGCTCCAGGGGCGTTTCTCCGGCCGTGTGTGCGCCTGCTTTGGCTTTGTGCCGGAACTTTCCCACAAGATCTACGCGGCGAGCGACATTTTCCTGATGCCGTCCAGGAGCGAGCCCTGCGGCCTTTCCCAGATGATCGCGCTGCGTTACGGGTCGGTTCCGGTGGTCAGGGAGACCGGCGGCCTGAAGGATTCCGTCACCGACAGCGGAGACGGGGAGGGCAACGGCTTTACCTTTCAGAATTACGACGGGGAAGACATGCTCCATGCCTTAGGCCGCGCGGTTCAGGGGTACAGGAACCGCGAAGGCTGGGAGATCCTGGTGCGCCGAGGGATGGAATGCGATTACAGCTGGGGCCACTCCGCGAATGAATATATCCGGCTGTACCGCAGTCTGTTGAAAAACGGCTGA
- a CDS encoding glucose-1-phosphate adenylyltransferase → MLPKQQVVAMLLAGGQGSRLGVLTRNLAKPAVPYGGKYRIIDFPLSNCVNSGIETVGVLTQYQPMILNEYIGSGQPWDLDSMNAGVHVLPPFQRSRRSDWYKGTANAIYQNIPFIERYHPDYVVVLSGDHIYKMDYSRMIAFHKEKEADCTIATIEVPMEEASRFGILNTNPDGSVYEFDEKPKNPKSNQASMGIYVFNWGKLRNYLEADEADPKSSNDFGKDVLPAMLGAGERIFAYRFEGYWKDVGTIESLWESNMDLLDPNIPLDLNEESWKIYTRNPVMPPHYIAKGARVQNSLVAEGGSVYGEIDFAVLFSGVTIAPGAVVRDSIIMPNTRVEEGAVVQYAIVAEDCVIGRGARIGVRPEDIVDKDEWGVAVVGNGCAIPPGAVIAPKAMVDPETFTEEAGKNARK, encoded by the coding sequence ATGTTGCCGAAGCAACAGGTTGTGGCCATGCTGCTGGCGGGCGGCCAGGGAAGCAGGCTTGGAGTGCTGACAAGGAATCTGGCGAAACCCGCCGTTCCATACGGAGGGAAATACCGGATCATCGATTTTCCCTTGTCCAACTGCGTCAATTCCGGGATCGAGACCGTCGGCGTTCTGACGCAGTACCAGCCGATGATCCTGAACGAATACATAGGCAGCGGGCAGCCGTGGGATCTGGACAGCATGAACGCGGGAGTCCATGTGCTTCCGCCGTTCCAGCGCAGCCGCAGGTCCGACTGGTATAAAGGGACCGCAAACGCGATCTATCAGAATATTCCGTTTATCGAGCGCTACCATCCCGATTATGTGGTGGTCCTTTCCGGCGATCACATCTACAAAATGGATTATTCCCGGATGATCGCCTTCCACAAAGAGAAAGAAGCGGACTGCACGATCGCCACGATAGAAGTTCCCATGGAGGAGGCTTCCCGGTTCGGCATTCTCAATACGAACCCGGACGGCTCCGTCTATGAATTCGACGAAAAGCCGAAGAATCCGAAGAGCAATCAGGCTTCCATGGGCATTTATGTGTTCAACTGGGGCAAGCTCAGAAATTACCTGGAAGCGGACGAAGCGGACCCGAAATCTTCGAATGATTTCGGAAAGGACGTGCTGCCCGCCATGCTCGGCGCGGGCGAACGCATCTTTGCCTACCGGTTCGAAGGGTACTGGAAGGATGTCGGGACCATCGAAAGCCTTTGGGAGTCCAACATGGATCTGCTGGACCCGAACATCCCGCTGGACCTGAACGAGGAAAGCTGGAAGATCTACACCCGCAACCCCGTCATGCCGCCCCACTATATCGCGAAGGGCGCCCGCGTGCAGAACTCGCTTGTGGCGGAAGGCGGAAGCGTCTATGGGGAGATCGACTTCGCCGTCCTTTTTTCCGGTGTTACGATCGCTCCGGGCGCGGTGGTCCGCGACTCGATCATCATGCCGAACACCCGCGTGGAGGAGGGGGCCGTCGTTCAGTATGCCATTGTCGCAGAAGACTGCGTGATCGGCCGCGGGGCCAGGATCGGGGTCCGACCGGAAGATATCGTCGATAAGGACGAATGGGGCGTTGCAGTCGTCGGCAACGGGTGCGCTATTCCGCCGGGCGCCGTGATTGCGCCGAAGGCTATGGTCGACCCCGAGACATTCACGGAGGAGGCGGGAAAGAATGCGCGGAAATAA